In Juglans microcarpa x Juglans regia isolate MS1-56 chromosome 7D, Jm3101_v1.0, whole genome shotgun sequence, the following are encoded in one genomic region:
- the LOC121239461 gene encoding uncharacterized protein LOC121239461 — translation MKANWDAALDQKEGKMGVGIVIRDEHGEVLAAMCGQRHHVHQATTAEILALWRAMEICNDLNLRRVVFEGDAQVVIKGINEDNEDFLDYGMVIVDAKKLIKLIKDWKVQYTHRSTNEVAHILAKNALKLDSEQIWIEEFPNCIAQVLERYRRCIDNNFHQ, via the coding sequence ATGAAAGCTAATTGGGATGCAGCCTTGGATCAAAAGGAAGGGAAGATGGGGGTTGGAATAGTTATAAGGGATGAGCATGGAGAAGTTTTAGCAGCTATGTGTGGTCAAAGGCACCATGTACATCAAGCGACAACAGCAGAGATTCTAGCCCTTTGGAGAGCTATGGAGATCtgtaatgatcttaatttaCGCAGGGTAGTATTTGAAGGGGATGCTCAGGTGGTCATCAAGGGTATTAATGAAGACAATGAAGATTTTCTAGACTATGGGATGGTGATAGTAGATGCAAAGAAGTTAATCAAGCTAATAAAAGACTGGAAAGTTCAGTATACACATAGAAGCACAAATGAGGTAGCACACATACTGGCAAAAAATGCTTTAAAGTTAGATAGTGAACAGATATGGATAGAAGAATTTCCTAATTGTATTGCTCAAGTCTTAGAAAGATATAGGAGATGTATTGACAACAACTTTCATCAATGA
- the LOC121238263 gene encoding F-box protein At3g07870-like, which translates to MTFFFQYLTINLLSRKRRRRSIPPISQVTKKSSSSAAAGACTTILDLPGHILIDILSRLPLGSVLSSRCVCTAWSTLVSDPLFTSLHIARVQPLELLLRANGLGCVSTALHLVDVDCIVKTAPPLDLNERQETRLNTKMLLPIPEYSIESRGVDQNDSSSSNSFLDRDYGIVNSCNGLLCLSKSIYNNPHIICNPFTGEYVSIPNSQGDDRFWGPVVPGFGYCPRSNKYKVVRLGFRLENMFQSMAEVYTVGTASWRSIGYAPFDLGVSLFATYLNGVIHWVSDDEKGPVFIVAFDFEVEQFSVVPLPPHFGETHKVRENLHHMNMGVLGGCLSACDVTFVDHFDIWVMKEYGDPTSWTKEYVIQTHSGHLHRPLKVLENEDILMIWDKRELVLYNPVERCFRYLRIHGVLSVFEALIHVPSFLPLMDAVVGDNLNVENIKTSSENELLEGAETLFLVEQGKPRAESQSPLLWGTNDER; encoded by the exons ATGACTTTTTTCTTCCAATACCTCACCATCAATCTGCTCtcaaggaaaagaagaagaagatctatCCCTCCCATCTCACAAGTCACAAAAAAATCGTCATCATCTGCGGCAGCAGGGGCATGCACGACCATATTGGACCTTCCAGGCCACATCCTCATCGACATACTCTCAAGGCTACCTCTCGGCTCAGTCTTGTCCTCCAGGTGCGTATGTACAGCTTGGAGCACTTTAGTCTCAGACCCTCTTTTCACTTCCCTGCACATCGCAAGAGTTCAACCCCTCGAGCTCTTGCTCCGCGCCAATGGCCTCGGCTGTGTTTCCACAGCCCTTCACTTGGTCGATGTTGATTGCATTGTCAAAACCGCTCCACCTCTTGATCTAAACGAGAGGCAGGAGACGAGGCTTAATACCAAAATGTTGCTCCCGATTCCCGAATATAGCATTGAGAGCAGGGGTGTTGATCAAAATGATAGTAGCAGCAGTAATAGTTTCTTGGACCGTGATTATGGTATTGTTAATTCTTGTAATGGGTTGCTCTGTTTGAGCAAATCCATATATAACAATCCTCATATTATATGCAATCCGTTCACGGGTGAGTATGTAAGTATTCCCAATTCTCAAGGGGATGACAGGTTTTGGGGTCCTGTTGTTCCGGGTTTTGGTTATTGTCCGCGAAGTAACAAGTACAAGGTTGTGAGATTGGGATTTCGGCTTGAGAATATGTTTCAGAGTATGGCTGAGGTGTATACGGTTGGAACAGCGTCCTGGAGGAGCATCGGATATGCTCCATTTGATCTTGGTGTATCTTTGTTTGCGACGTATCTGAATGGTGTCATTCATTGGGTAAGTGATGATGAGAAGGGTCCGGTTTTTATCGTGGCTTTTGACTTTGAGGTGGAACAATTCAGTGTGGTTCCGTTGCCTCCTCACTTCGGAGAGACACACAAAGTAAGAGAAAATTTGCACCATATGAATATGGGAGTGTTAGGAGGTTGTCTTTCTGCATGTGATGTCACTTTTGTGgatcattttgatatatggGTGATGAAAGAGTATGGCGACCCAACGTCTTGGACTAAAGAGTATGTTATACAGACACACTCTGGTCACCTCCACCGGCCGTTGAAGGTCCTGGAGAATGAAGATATATTGATGATATGGGATAAGAGGGAATTGGTATTATATAATCCTGTGGAAAGATGTTTTAGATATCTAAGGATTCATGGGGTTCTGTCAGTGTTTGAAGCACTTATTCACGTACCAAGTTTCCTCCCACTTATGGATGCCGTTGTTGGAGATAATCTGAATGTGGAAAACATAAAAACGAG TTCTGAGAATGAATTGTTGGAAGGAGCTGAAACTCTTTTTCTAGTGGAGCAAGGCAAGCCAAGAGCTGAATCACAATCACCTTTACTTTGGGGAACCAATGATGAAAGGTGA
- the LOC121239460 gene encoding auxin-induced in root cultures protein 12-like — MGRLCLKFAVILGVLAMALLVSPALSLTCTSQKLSNKNDYPNCSDLPHLGAFLHWHFNASNSSLSMAFIAPPAKTGGWVAWAINPNSTKMAGSQALLAFKPNGGAVTIQTYDIKSYMFNMSGMNLSYPVWDLKAEESSSNITIYGKWKLPAKTEKLNQVWQVGPGITPNGYPMIHDRNPENLKATGTLNLVTAAATSPASEPAAASGPSGSAPSPGSSGGNNGVSRNRDTAILSLCMPLFVILGMLYGLRFVHDQTWINLIGEMARDTLAKLYDEFNAIKGGTAHTTPTPTPTPTPHPDTEPTKKYRLAWTKALAHNPTLVRQYTEVVLELDNYLLGNLIQDDDGFDILEWWKAAVKKYSFLSEMVRFILVILISTVASESAFSTGERILDHFRNSLSPTTMEELICT, encoded by the exons ATGGGTAGGCTTTGTTTGAAGTTCGCAGTGATTCTGGGGGTCTTGGCGATGGCTCTGCTGGTCTCGCCGGCTCTATCACTGACCTGCACGTCGCAGAAGCTCAGTAACAAAAATGACTACCCCAACTGCTCCGATCTCCCGCACCTGGGTGCCTTCCTCCACTGGCACTTCAACGCTTCCAACTCGTCGCTGTCTATGGCCTTCATTGCCCCTCCGGCCAAGACAGGCGGCTGGGTTGCGTGGGCCATCAACCCCAACTCGACCAAAATGGCAGGTTCCCAGGCGCTTTTGGCCTTCAAACCCAACGGCGGCGCCGTGACCATCCAGACCTACGACATCAAGTCCTACATGTTCAACATGTCCGGGATGAACCTCTCGTACCCTGTCTGGGACCTGAAAGCGGAGGAATCTAGCAGCAACATCACGATCTACGGGAAATGGAAGCTGCCGGCGAAGACGGAGAAGTTGAACCAGGTTTGGCAAGTGGGTCCGGGCATTACCCCAAACGGCTATCCGATGATCCATGACAGGAATCCGGAGAACCTCAAGGCCACGGGGACCCTAAACTTGGTAACGGCAGCGGCTACTAGTCCTGCTTCTGAGCCTGCTGCTGCTTCGGGACCCTCTGGGAGTGCTCCAAGCCCTGGATCTTCCGGCGGAAACAACGGGGTTTCAAGAAACAGAGACACGGCCATTTTGAGCTTATGCATGCCTTTATTTGTGATTCTCG GCATGTTATATGGTTTGAGATTTGTGCACGATCAGACATGGATTAATCTTATTGGTGAGATGGCCCGAGATACCCTAGCTAAATTATATGATGAATTTAATGCAATTAAGGGTGGTACTGCACAtactacacctacacctacacctactcCAACACCTCATCCTGACACCGAGCCAACAAAGAAGTATAGATTGGCATGGACTAAGGCCCTCGCACATAATCCCACACTAGTTCGTCAATATACGGAGGTGGTTTTAGAGTTAGACAACTATTTGTTAGGAAATCTTattcaagatgatgatggtTTTGACATATTAGAATGGTGGAAGGCGGCAGTAAAGAAATATTCATTTCTTTCTGAGATGGTCCGCTTTATTTTGGTCATTCTTATTAGCACCGTTGCCTCGGAGTCGGCCTTTAGTACCGGAGAGCGCATATTAGATCATTTCCGTAATTCATTGTCTCCTACAACTATGGAGGAATTGATATGCACATAG
- the LOC121238264 gene encoding cytochrome b561 and DOMON domain-containing protein At3g25290-like — MASPPSSASDFLVLTLWALLVISPVHSLTCNSQTFTNNGLYKQCLDLPTLSSYLHWTYNQSNSTLSIAFIAPPSKSDGWIAWAINPTGTGMKGSQTLLAFKSDNGAMTVKTYNISEIGPVTESKISFDVWDRSAESSGSVMRLFAKVKVPSNPQTINQVWQVGSSVTGGLPDPHGMLPANLNAKSTLSLVGEQTATPSGTDSRTKKKNIHGVLNVVSWGILFPTGAIIARYLRTFESAEPAWFYLHVSCQISAYAIGVAGWGTGLKLGSESQGIQHSRHRNIGIAVFCLATVQIFALFLRPKKDHKYRLYWNIYHHGIGYAILILGIINIFKGYDILQPAKKWKSAYIIVIIVLGAIALLLEAITWIVVLRRKSSKSTKPYDGFNNGQGRQ, encoded by the exons ATGGCGTCTCCTCCATCCTCTGCTTCGGATTTTCTCGTTCTTACTCTCTGGGCTCTGCTAGTAATCTCTCCTGTTCACTCTCTTACTTGTAATTCCCAGACTTTCACCAACAATGGACTCTACAAGCAGTGCTTGGACCTCCCCACACTTTCTTCCTACCTCCACTGGACCTACAACCAGTCCAACTCCACTCTCTCCATAGCCTTCATCGCCCCTCCTTCCAAATCTGACGGATGGATCGCTTGGGCCATCAACCCAACTGGGACGGGCATGAAGGGCTCACAGACCCTCCTTGCTTTCAAATCCGACAACGGCGCCATGACCGTCAAGACCTACAACATAAGCGAGATCGGACCCGTCACGGAGTCCAAGATCTCCTTTGATGTTTGGGACCGGAGTGCCGAGTCCTCCGGCAGCGTCATGAGGCTCTTCGCCAAAGTGAAGGTTCCCAGTAACCCCCAGACCATTAACCAGGTCTGGCAGGTGGGGTCATCTGTCACCGGTGGTCTTCCGGACCCGCATGGCATGCTGCCAGCGAACTTGAACGCCAAGTCCACCCTTAGTTTGGTGGGGGAACAGACTGCCACTCCCTCCGGAACAGACTCTAGGACCAAGAAGAAAAAT ATTCATGGAGTACTGAATGTCGTGAGTTGGGGCATTCTGTTTCCAACTGGAGCTATCATTGCGAGGTACCTGAGGACTTTTGAGTCTGCGGAACCCGCATGGTTTTATCTTCATGTTTCCTGCCAAATATCTGCTTATGCAATTGGGGTGGCTGGCTGGGGGACCGGTCTTAAGCTTGGAAGTGAGTCGCAGGGGATCCAACACTCCCGTCACCGCAATATCGGAATCGCCGTCTTTTGCCTCGCGACGGTGCAG ATTTTTGCTCTATTTTTAAGGCCGAAGAAGGACCACAAGTACCGGTTATATTGGAATATCTACCACCATGGTATTGGATACGCTATACTCATCCTTGGCATCATCAATATTTTCAAAGGTTATGACATCTTGCAACCTGCAAAGAAATGGAAATCAGCTTACATAATTGTGATCATTGTATTGGGCGCGATTGCCTTGTTGTTGGAAGCAATTACTTGGATTGTAGTTTTGAGGAGGAAGTCCAGTAAGTCCACCAAGCCCTATGACGGATTCAACAATGGACAAGGCAGACAATAG